A genome region from Dolichospermum compactum NIES-806 includes the following:
- a CDS encoding EamA family transporter, with protein MSIPEFSLLLISVLISVAGQFFLKMGAIKLGKVHGENMINLILNMITIPELLLGLICYGIGAVAYILLLTKVNLSVAAPAVSIGYIFSVLLGYFVLKEPISLTRVFGLGLIVSGVILVIWKKST; from the coding sequence GTGTCAATACCAGAATTTAGTTTACTACTAATATCAGTTCTTATTAGTGTAGCCGGACAGTTTTTTTTGAAAATGGGAGCAATTAAATTAGGTAAAGTTCATGGAGAAAACATGATTAATCTGATTCTCAACATGATCACGATACCAGAACTTTTATTAGGATTAATCTGTTATGGTATTGGTGCAGTAGCCTATATCTTACTCCTAACCAAAGTAAATCTCAGCGTTGCTGCCCCTGCTGTATCTATTGGTTATATATTTTCTGTATTACTAGGTTATTTTGTTTTAAAAGAACCTATTTCTCTAACCCGTGTTTTTGGACTAGGTTTGATTGTCTCTGGGGTGATATTAGTGATTTGGAAAAAATCAACTTAA